In Streptomyces alboniger, the following are encoded in one genomic region:
- a CDS encoding nitrate reductase subunit alpha: protein MTETTEPAAALLRAGKFFRRGTTAPDLHSVALTGGRDADAFYRDRWSHDKVVNSTHGVNCTGSCRWKVYVKDGIITWETQQTDYPSVGPDRPEYEPRGCPRGAAFSWYTYSPTRVRYPYLRGVLVEMYREAKARLRDPVLAWADIQGDPERRRRYQQARGKGGLVRATWDEAVEIIAAAHVHTIKTYGPDRVAGFSPIPAMSMVSHAAGARFMGLIGAPMLSFYDWYADLPVASPQVFGDQTDVPESGDWWDAAYLMMWGSNVPVTRTPDAHWMAEARYRGQKVVVVAPDYADNAKFADEWLHPHPGTDGALAIAMGHVVLKEFFVDRPTEFFTDYVRKFTDLPFLVTLTERDGAYVPAKFLRATDLGEDGEGGDWKTAVLDENTGRPAVPNGSLGFRWTESGKGRWNLELGDIKPLLSLHGSPVAAGVEVLLPRFDTEGGTHGQGRGEVVRRGVPATRLGGQDGPLVTTVFDLLLAQYGVGREGLPGSWPASYEDASQPGTPAWQEAHTSVPAAKCVRIAREFAATAEKSRGRCMILMGAGTNHWFHSETIYRSFLALLQLTGCQGRNGGGWAHYVGQEKCRPVTGWATLAGSLDWSRPPRQMIGAAYWFLNTDQWRYDKFAADVLASPLGEGRFAGMTGADCLALSARTGWMPSYPTFDRNPLDLGATAGDPVANVVGELRAGTLKFACEDPDAPENWPRVLTLWRANLLGSSAKGAEYFTKYLLGTHSSLRAEEAAPDERPSTVTWRDEAPEGKLDLLVSLDFRQTSSTLLSDVVLPAATWYEKHDLSTTDMHPYVHSFTPAVDPPWQARTDFDTFRVIAERLSELAVDHLGVRKDVVATALQHDTPGETAQPGGVVLDWRKGECEPVPGRTMPNLTVVERDYTAIGAKFAALGPLVERLGLPAKGITLHPDQEVEELKERNGVVVGGPADGRPALNTAVKAANTILALSGTTNGRLATQGFHTLEARTGQEMAHLAAEHEGKRITYADTQAAPVPVITSPEWSGSESGGRRYTAFTLNTEHLKPWHTLTGRQHFFIDHDWMHELGEAMPVYRPPLDMNRLFGEPRLGPDGEKEVTVRYLTPHNKWSIHSEYQDNLFMLSLSRGGQCIWMAPQDADAIGVRDNDWIEAVNRNGVVVARAVVSHRMPAGTVYMHHAQERTVNVPKAEATGRRGGIHNSLTRLILKPSHLIGGYAQLSWAFNYLGPTGNQRDEVTVIRRRSQKVEY from the coding sequence GTGACAGAGACGACCGAGCCCGCCGCGGCCCTGCTGCGGGCGGGGAAGTTCTTCCGGCGCGGCACCACCGCCCCCGACCTGCACAGTGTCGCGCTGACGGGGGGCCGGGACGCGGACGCCTTCTATCGGGACCGCTGGAGCCACGACAAGGTAGTGAACTCCACGCACGGCGTGAACTGCACCGGCTCGTGCCGCTGGAAGGTGTACGTCAAGGACGGCATCATCACTTGGGAGACGCAGCAGACGGACTATCCGAGCGTCGGCCCCGACCGCCCCGAGTACGAGCCGCGCGGCTGCCCCCGGGGCGCCGCGTTCTCCTGGTACACGTACTCCCCCACCCGCGTCCGCTACCCGTATCTGCGCGGCGTCCTCGTGGAGATGTACCGGGAGGCGAAGGCGCGCCTGCGGGACCCGGTGCTCGCCTGGGCGGACATCCAGGGCGACCCGGAACGCCGTCGCCGGTATCAACAGGCGCGCGGCAAGGGCGGATTGGTGCGGGCCACCTGGGACGAGGCCGTCGAGATCATCGCGGCCGCCCATGTGCACACGATCAAGACGTACGGTCCCGACCGCGTCGCGGGCTTCTCGCCGATCCCCGCGATGTCGATGGTGTCGCACGCGGCGGGGGCCCGTTTCATGGGGCTGATCGGCGCGCCGATGCTCTCCTTCTACGACTGGTACGCGGACCTTCCCGTCGCCTCGCCGCAGGTCTTCGGCGACCAGACGGACGTACCGGAGTCGGGCGACTGGTGGGACGCCGCGTATCTGATGATGTGGGGCTCGAACGTGCCGGTGACGCGGACGCCGGACGCGCACTGGATGGCCGAGGCGCGCTATCGCGGGCAGAAGGTCGTGGTCGTCGCGCCCGACTACGCCGACAACGCCAAGTTCGCCGACGAGTGGCTCCATCCGCACCCCGGCACGGACGGGGCGCTCGCGATCGCGATGGGGCACGTCGTCCTCAAGGAGTTCTTCGTCGACCGCCCGACGGAGTTCTTCACCGACTACGTACGCAAGTTCACCGACCTGCCCTTCCTGGTGACGCTCACCGAGCGCGACGGCGCGTATGTGCCCGCGAAGTTCCTGCGCGCCACCGATCTGGGCGAGGACGGTGAGGGAGGCGACTGGAAGACGGCGGTGCTCGACGAGAACACCGGTCGGCCCGCCGTGCCGAACGGCTCGCTCGGCTTCCGCTGGACCGAGTCCGGCAAGGGCCGGTGGAATCTGGAGCTCGGGGACATCAAACCGCTCCTGAGCCTGCACGGTTCCCCGGTCGCGGCGGGCGTCGAGGTGCTGCTGCCCCGCTTCGACACCGAGGGCGGCACCCACGGGCAGGGCCGCGGGGAGGTCGTGCGCCGGGGCGTTCCCGCGACGCGCCTGGGCGGGCAGGACGGGCCGCTGGTCACCACCGTCTTCGACCTGCTGCTCGCGCAGTACGGCGTCGGGCGCGAGGGGCTGCCCGGTTCCTGGCCCGCTTCGTACGAGGACGCCTCGCAGCCCGGCACGCCCGCCTGGCAGGAGGCGCACACATCGGTGCCCGCCGCCAAGTGCGTGCGGATCGCCCGGGAGTTCGCGGCGACGGCGGAGAAGTCACGCGGCCGCTGCATGATCCTGATGGGCGCCGGCACCAACCACTGGTTCCACTCCGAGACGATCTACCGGTCCTTCCTCGCCCTGCTACAGCTGACAGGTTGTCAGGGGCGTAATGGCGGCGGTTGGGCGCATTATGTCGGGCAGGAGAAGTGCCGCCCGGTCACGGGGTGGGCGACGCTCGCCGGGAGCCTGGACTGGAGCAGGCCGCCGCGGCAGATGATCGGCGCCGCGTACTGGTTCCTCAACACCGACCAGTGGCGTTACGACAAGTTCGCCGCGGACGTGCTGGCCTCGCCGCTCGGCGAGGGCCGCTTCGCGGGAATGACGGGCGCCGACTGTCTGGCCCTGTCGGCGCGGACCGGCTGGATGCCGTCGTACCCGACGTTCGACCGCAACCCCCTGGACCTCGGTGCGACGGCGGGCGACCCGGTGGCCAACGTCGTCGGCGAACTGAGGGCGGGCACCCTGAAGTTCGCCTGCGAGGATCCCGACGCTCCCGAGAACTGGCCGCGCGTACTGACCCTGTGGCGCGCCAATCTCCTCGGCTCGTCCGCGAAGGGCGCGGAGTACTTCACGAAGTATCTGCTCGGCACGCACTCCTCGCTGCGCGCCGAGGAGGCCGCCCCCGACGAACGCCCCTCGACGGTCACTTGGCGCGACGAGGCCCCCGAGGGGAAGCTCGACCTGCTGGTGTCCCTGGACTTCCGGCAGACGTCCTCCACGCTGCTGTCGGACGTGGTCCTGCCCGCCGCCACCTGGTACGAGAAGCACGACCTGTCGACCACCGACATGCACCCTTACGTGCACTCCTTCACCCCGGCCGTCGACCCGCCCTGGCAGGCCCGCACCGACTTCGACACGTTCCGCGTGATCGCCGAGCGGCTGAGCGAGCTGGCGGTGGACCATCTCGGCGTGCGCAAGGACGTCGTCGCCACCGCGCTCCAGCACGACACACCGGGCGAGACCGCACAGCCCGGCGGGGTCGTCCTGGACTGGCGCAAGGGCGAGTGCGAGCCGGTGCCGGGCAGGACGATGCCGAACCTCACGGTCGTGGAGCGCGACTACACGGCGATCGGCGCGAAGTTCGCCGCGCTCGGGCCGCTGGTGGAGCGGCTGGGGCTGCCCGCGAAGGGCATCACCCTCCACCCCGACCAGGAGGTCGAGGAGCTGAAGGAACGCAACGGCGTGGTGGTCGGCGGACCCGCCGACGGCCGTCCCGCCCTGAACACGGCCGTGAAGGCGGCCAACACCATCCTCGCCCTGTCCGGCACGACGAACGGGCGTCTGGCCACGCAGGGCTTCCACACCCTGGAGGCGCGCACCGGCCAGGAGATGGCGCACCTCGCCGCCGAGCACGAGGGCAAGCGCATCACGTACGCGGACACGCAGGCGGCGCCCGTGCCGGTGATCACCTCACCGGAGTGGAGCGGCAGCGAGTCCGGCGGGCGCAGGTACACGGCCTTCACGCTCAACACCGAGCACCTCAAGCCCTGGCACACCCTCACGGGGCGGCAGCACTTCTTCATCGACCACGACTGGATGCACGAACTGGGCGAGGCGATGCCCGTCTACCGGCCGCCGCTGGACATGAACCGTCTGTTCGGGGAGCCACGGCTCGGGCCGGACGGCGAAAAGGAGGTGACGGTCCGTTACCTCACGCCGCACAACAAGTGGTCGATCCACTCCGAGTACCAGGACAACCTCTTCATGCTGTCGCTCTCCCGCGGCGGCCAGTGCATCTGGATGGCGCCGCAGGACGCGGACGCGATCGGCGTGCGGGACAACGACTGGATCGAGGCGGTCAACCGCAACGGCGTCGTGGTGGCCCGGGCCGTCGTCTCGCACCGCATGCCGGCCGGCACGGTCTACATGCACCACGCGCAGGAGCGCACGGTGAACGTCCCCAAGGCGGAGGCCACCGGCAGGCGCGGCGGGATCCACAACTCCCTGACCCGGCTGATCCTCAAACCGTCCCATCTCATCGGCGGTTACGCGCAGTTGTCGTGGGCTTTCAACTACCTCGGTCCGACGGGCAACCAGCGCGACGAGGTGACGGTCATCCGCCGCAGGTCGCAGAAGGTGGAGTACTGA